The window ATAATGATAATACAGATAAAATCAACTACATCAAGCTTGAAGGAACTAGTACAACAATAAATCTCAATGAAATTAGAGCTGAAGGAAAAAACAATAATGGTGGAAATAGAGCCAAAAACTTCATTTCTTTAGATGGTGAAAACAACACTATCACACTTACAAATATCACAGGATCAAAGGGTATTAACTACATTGGAAAAAATATATTAACGACAAATACACCAAGTGATATTACTTTAATCAATGACGGTACAAATATCAAAAAAATCAAAGATGTTTATACACTCCAACAAAACCAAAATTATAAATTCCTAGATCCTAGCAATCGTGCAAATGGAAAACTCACAATCACAAATCAAAGATGGGCAAATGTAATTTCAGCATCTAACACTTCTGCACAAAATCACATTGATTTCCAAGAAATGGATATTACAGGAAAAATTGATGCTAATGCAGGACAAAACTATATCAATGCTGAAAAACTAAGCCTAGATGGAGATATTATTGCACGCTGGGGTGGAAAAAACTATATTTTGGTAGGAAAAAGTACAGAGATGGGAACACTAGGTAAGCAAGCAGATACAACACCAACCATCACACTAAAAAATACAGCCATCAAAGCGGAAAGTGGAAACAGTACTTCTGAAAATGTGATTTTATTTAAAGATAATGTAAAGTTTGAAAATGTAAGCATTATAGGAAACAATAACTCTACAAATGGTAGAAAAAATAACTTCATCTCAGTTGATGGAGCAAATAATGACCTTGTAATTGATAATATCACTCTTAATACTTCAGGAAAAAATTATCTTGTAAAAGGCTTAGTAGAATACACTCCTAACACTAATGGAGGCAATGGCTTTGTAAAAATTAATGAGCTAGATATGACTAGTGATACAAATGCAATCACTGGAAAACTTTATATCAAAAATGGTGTAAGCACTGCAAAAGATGGAGAAAACTTTATTTCTTATAAAGCAGATGCAACAATTTTAGCCACAGCTTCAATGCCAGAAGTAGATGAAGAGAAAAAAGAAGAAGTAGTAGCAATAGCAGCAGCAGATGCTACAGCCCCTCAAAACTACATTATCGGTAAATTAAAAGAAGAAGGAGGAGCTAAAGTCTTAGGAACTGCAATTTCTGGAAACAATAATCTTTATTTAGATCTAAGCCAAAATACTGATTTTGCTGATGCAGCTTCTGTATTAAAAAAATTACAAGGACTTATCAGTAATCCAAGTGCTAATCAAGGCTTTTCTTTACAAGAAAGCTTCCAATCTGTTATTGCAGGACATATTGATAATAATTTCGATAAAAATAACAGTGGCGGAACAAACAACATCTTTATCAAAGGTGGAAAAAATGCAATGCAACCTACAGTAATGCTAGAGGGAGCAGAGGGAGCAGAGGGAGCAGCAGGAGAAGCAACCACAGGTGTTAAGCTAGGTTTAGCAGGTAATATCACCACAAATGGTGGAAGCAATAATATTATCTTTGAAGATAGTATTTGGTTGCCTTCTGCAATCATTGCACCTAGCAAAGAGGGAGAAAATAATACTACACAAATTCCTTTTAGTGGTACCCAATCAGGAAATCTTATAAATGATAATGGTAAAACCAATATCGTTCTAAGAGAAAATGGAGCAAGTGCATTAAGTGCTGCAGGAACATCAATTTTCAATGTCACTGCAAAAAAACAAGCAGAAACTAATATTGTTGTTCAAGGACAAGTAAATGTAGGTGCAAATGTAGATTATGACAATAGCAGCACCACAAACTTTATCTTTGCAAATGGTAATAATATAAGTGCGATGAAAGAAGCAGAAGAAGGTGAGGGTAATGGTGGCAAAGACAGCTTTGCTAATGGAAGTACTGATGTTTCCAATACAAATTCCAAAGTCCTAGGTGTAACTTATCAAGATGGTATCAAACTCACACTAAAAGATAGAATGATTACAAACTCTAATGGTGAAAATATTTCTTTCCTTAATACTTATAAAAATTACTTTATTTCAAAAGAGACAGATCCAATCCTCACTCTCACAACAAATCGCACAAGCAATAACTTTAAAGACACAATTGTAATAGAAGGTCTTTTTGTAGGTGATGTTGTAGCACTAGAAAGAAGCCGAGATAATAAAGAAAAACATGCAGAGTTTGATGTAACCTTAAAAACAA is drawn from Helicobacter anatolicus and contains these coding sequences:
- a CDS encoding beta strand repeat-containing protein, which produces MKTKQNKKLKFFTPIVASSLALILGSGSAYADTCTSSSGTPILCAGTKDNETKVDKILAWNGGQTKPPIKTYMPVLHDGGSQPIESLTFKFMDSGNSIQKENSSTAEKAVLTVGNDTNSVLIKGNQKGIQMNTNGQGNLIVDYNNQTGKNFTLDLQDAPDGATSFAGHLKITNQKAGGSGQENTFSATLNYDLKGSVTLSGASGNNTIKFNHGSLRGNIGSGWVANGSENKLTIDFTGNKEGRIEGDIYTRKDDQNNMTITIKDGGLKGNIRNANGENGGEQTGDLIVNFEDGAVMEGNIGHSTTSEANDFQKKQVTFKAQTSNTPASKNSEDNFVLTGNITSYGTGPGWSAELHTENGNHVTFEHGSMKGNISSGYDTRTREGYNKVTFQGENAKLVGSISLINGGQNEIHFEKGGEITGLIYTNTDSYGKSFGNREKRIYNRITFDGTQNASIISSNNNENVISSSGRANYIIFNGTGTNTITGNIFARNFYFGTGNNTITFNGNGTNTITGNITAGSGSNVIIFNSNGNNTITGNIITNSGSNIIVFAPKTSNMTASDSSPESKSSNSNTINGTIQANGGSANKIISINATNGGDNASNSTGITNIIKDITAENGTNYITLGIDGAIAETTVKKDGEAQAPTASTSIESTNNITGNILAGRNGNPSVNHIYLKGKNTIGADADGAMMQNSTLSITAHNRDNDNTDKINYIKLEGTSTTINLNEIRAEGKNNNGGNRAKNFISLDGENNTITLTNITGSKGINYIGKNILTTNTPSDITLINDGTNIKKIKDVYTLQQNQNYKFLDPSNRANGKLTITNQRWANVISASNTSAQNHIDFQEMDITGKIDANAGQNYINAEKLSLDGDIIARWGGKNYILVGKSTEMGTLGKQADTTPTITLKNTAIKAESGNSTSENVILFKDNVKFENVSIIGNNNSTNGRKNNFISVDGANNDLVIDNITLNTSGKNYLVKGLVEYTPNTNGGNGFVKINELDMTSDTNAITGKLYIKNGVSTAKDGENFISYKADATILATASMPEVDEEKKEEVVAIAAADATAPQNYIIGKLKEEGGAKVLGTAISGNNNLYLDLSQNTDFADAASVLKKLQGLISNPSANQGFSLQESFQSVIAGHIDNNFDKNNSGGTNNIFIKGGKNAMQPTVMLEGAEGAEGAAGEATTGVKLGLAGNITTNGGSNNIIFEDSIWLPSAIIAPSKEGENNTTQIPFSGTQSGNLINDNGKTNIVLRENGASALSAAGTSIFNVTAKKQAETNIVVQGQVNVGANVDYDNSSTTNFIFANGNNISAMKEAEEGEGNGGKDSFANGSTDVSNTNSKVLGVTYQDGIKLTLKDRMITNSNGENISFLNTYKNYFISKETDPILTLTTNRTSNNFKDTIVIEGLFVGDVVALERSRDNKEKHAEFDVTLKT